One genomic segment of Bombina bombina isolate aBomBom1 chromosome 4, aBomBom1.pri, whole genome shotgun sequence includes these proteins:
- the LOC128655247 gene encoding 6-phosphofructo-2-kinase/fructose-2,6-bisphosphatase 4-like — protein sequence MRGIGNNPSRGRAVCMTNCPTLIVMVGLPARGKTYISKKLTRYLNWIGIPTKEFNVGQYRRDFVKSYKSFEFFLPDNEEGQRIRKQCALLAFSDVGRYLGEEGGHVAVFYATNTTRERRETILKFADQNGFKTFFVESVCVDPEVIAQNIVQVKLSSPDYVHCSSEEATEDFMKRIDSYKNSYQTLDDSHDKDLSFIKIMDVGRRYLVNRVMDHIQSRIVYYLMNIHVTPRSIYLCRHGESELNLKGKIGGDSGLSNRGKAFAKYLSKYIEEQNINDLKVWTSQMKRTIQTAEALGVPYEQWKTLNEIDAGVCEEMRYEDIQERYPLEFALRDQDKYRYRYPKGESYEDLVQRLEPVIMELERQENVLVICHQAVMGCLLAYFLDKSAGELPYLICPLHTVLKLTPVAYGCKVETISLQVEAMNTHREKPENVDVDRSSEEALQTVPSHL from the coding sequence ATGAGGGGTATCGGGAACAACCCCAGCAGGGGCAGGGCAGTGTGTATGACAAATTGTCCCACTCTCATTGTTATGGTCGGCCTTCCTGCTCGGGGCAAGACTTACATCTCTAAGAAACTGACCCGTTACCTCAACTGGATCGGCATACCAACCAAAGAATTTAATGTGGGCCAATACCGTCGGGACTTTGTGAAATCCTATAAATCCTTTGAGTTCTTCCTTCCTGACAATGAGGAGGGGCAAAGAATACGCAAGCAGTGTGCCTTACTGGCGTTTAGTGACGTTGGACGCTATCTGGGAGAGGAGGGTGGTCACGTGGCGGTCTTTTATGCGACAAACACAACGAGAGAACGAAGAGAAACCATCCTCAAATTTGCTGATCAGAAtggctttaaaacattttttgtggaaTCGGTGTGTGTGGATCCAGAGGTTATCGCACAAAACATTGTGCAAGTGAAGCTCAGCAGCCCAGACTATGTGCACTGCAGCAGTGAGGAGGCTACGGAGGATTTCATGAAAAGGATTGATAGTTACAAGAACTCATATCAGACCCTGGATGACAGCCATGACAAGGACCTGTCCTTCATTAAGATTATGGATGTGGGACGAAGATACTTGGTCAACCGTGTAATGGATCATATCCAGAGTCGTATTGTTTACTACCTGATGAACATACACGTCACACCGCGATCCATCTACTTGTGCCGGCACGGCGAGAGTGAGCTGAATCTTAAGGGGAAGATTGGTGGAGATTCTGGGCTCTCCAACCGAGGGAAAGCGTTTGCTAAATATCTGTCCAAATACATTGAAGAGCAGAACATAAATGACCTGAAGGTGTGGACCAGCCAGATGAAGAGGACAATACAGACTGCGGAGGCGCTGGGTGTGCCATACGAGCAGTGGAAGACGCTAAACGAGATAGATGCGGGTGTTTGTGAAGAGATGCGTTATGAGGATATACAGGAACGCTATCCGCTGGAGTTTGCTCTGCGTGACCAGGATAAATATAGATACCGGTACCCGAAGGGAGAATCCTATGAAGACCTGGTGCAGCGGCTGGAACCGGTTATCATGGAGCTGGAGCGCCAGGAAAATGTCCTTGTAATCTGCCACCAAGCTGTCATGGGGTGCCTGCTCGCATACTTTCTCGATAAGAGCGCTGGGGAGCTGCCTTATCTCATATGCCCCCTGCACACAGTGTTGAAGCTCACCCCTGTTGCCTATGGTTGTAAGGTAGAAACCATCAGTTTGCAGGTGGAAGCTATGAATACGCACAGGGAAAAGCCTGAGAATGTTGATGTGGACCGGTCGAGTGAAGAAGCCTTGCAGACGGTACCGAGCCACCTCTAG